The following are encoded together in the Patescibacteria group bacterium genome:
- a CDS encoding GIY-YIG nuclease family protein, whose product MTKLKDKIKKFPKSSGVYFFIDKNKHILYVGRATSLKNRVSQYFQKNIDIRIAEMVSLAYDIKYIETDNLLEAIILEAKNIKKYWPKYNIKDKDNRSFIYIAIDKNSDFPKVKLIRERELHKFPVNKFAVFGPYQSLYLIQNALKIIRRIFPYSTCVPNNGKPCFDYQIGLCPGTCISEISKKDYKKNISNIILFLSGEKKRLLKKLMEESPEKAKFLKHIQDVSLLTNEDDINEKINRIEGYDISHFGGHESYGSMVVFENGEANKNEYRLFKIKTAPAGDDERALEEVISRRLNHNEWQRPDLIMIDGGKPQVDYISKLFRKININIPIVGISKYDNDRLVYGTGMSKSIKDLCENIKPTLLKTREEAHRFANRGRKRSFGKRR is encoded by the coding sequence ATGACAAAATTAAAAGATAAAATTAAAAAATTTCCTAAATCTAGCGGGGTATATTTTTTTATAGATAAAAATAAACACATTCTTTATGTTGGTCGTGCAACAAGTTTGAAAAACAGAGTTTCACAATACTTTCAAAAAAATATTGATATAAGAATTGCTGAAATGGTATCACTCGCATATGATATTAAATATATTGAAACAGATAATTTACTTGAAGCAATTATATTAGAAGCAAAAAATATCAAAAAATATTGGCCAAAATATAATATAAAAGACAAAGACAATAGATCTTTTATCTACATTGCAATTGATAAAAATAGTGATTTTCCAAAAGTTAAATTAATAAGAGAACGTGAATTGCACAAATTTCCTGTAAATAAATTTGCAGTATTTGGCCCTTATCAATCACTTTATCTTATTCAAAATGCACTAAAAATTATAAGACGAATATTTCCATATAGCACATGTGTTCCAAATAATGGAAAACCTTGTTTTGATTATCAAATTGGATTATGTCCAGGAACTTGTATTTCAGAAATATCAAAAAAAGATTACAAAAAGAATATTTCTAATATTATTTTGTTTCTGTCCGGAGAAAAAAAACGATTATTAAAAAAATTAATGGAAGAATCTCCTGAGAAAGCAAAATTTTTAAAACATATCCAAGATGTATCACTTCTTACAAACGAAGATGATATAAATGAGAAAATAAATAGAATAGAGGGCTATGATATTTCACATTTTGGAGGTCATGAATCATATGGATCAATGGTTGTTTTTGAAAATGGTGAGGCAAACAAAAATGAATACAGATTATTTAAAATAAAAACTGCACCAGCAGGGGATGATGAAAGAGCACTTGAAGAAGTAATTTCAAGAAGATTAAATCATAATGAATGGCAAAGACCCGATTTGATAATGATAGACGGTGGAAAACCACAAGTTGATTACATTTCTAAATTATTCAGGAAAATAAATATAAATATTCCAATTGTAGGAATTTCTAAATATGATAATGATAGGTTGGTATATGGAACAGGAATGAGTAAAAGTATCAAGGACTTGTGTGAGAATATTAAACCAACACTTCTAAAAACTCGTGAAGAAGCACATAGATTTGCAAATAGGGGAAGGAAGAGGAGTTTTGGAAAGAGAAGATAA
- a CDS encoding transposase, with translation MNKNKALLFKNKYRIESIRLKNWDYSDPGFYFITICIKDRENIFGEIIDGKMVLNIYGYIVKYCCRDLPNHYKNCIVDSYVIMPNHFHGIIQIKDAVRVGMVRDAFVETIHESSLREPSQRVRRESSKCKHNTKQRRKMLLSKIIGRFKMQSSKKINLVNHAIYFRWQKSYYEYIIRNEQSLYRIRQYIKNNPINWDCDRNNNK, from the coding sequence ATGAACAAAAATAAAGCCTTATTATTCAAAAATAAATATAGAATTGAATCAATTCGATTAAAAAATTGGGATTATTCTGATCCTGGTTTTTATTTTATTACCATTTGTATAAAAGATAGAGAAAATATATTTGGTGAAATCATTGATGGAAAAATGGTTTTAAATATATATGGGTATATTGTGAAATATTGTTGTCGTGATTTACCAAATCATTATAAAAATTGTATTGTGGATTCATATGTAATAATGCCGAATCATTTCCATGGGATAATACAAATCAAAGATGCGGTTCGCGTTGGGATGGTTCGCGACGCATTTGTAGAGACGATTCATGAATCGTCTCTACGCGAACCATCCCAACGGGTCCGACGTGAATCGTCCAAATGCAAACACAACACAAAACAACGACGTAAAATGTTATTATCAAAAATAATTGGACGGTTCAAAATGCAATCATCCAAAAAAATCAATTTGGTAAATCACGCAATATATTTTCGTTGGCAAAAATCATATTACGAATACATAATCAGAAATGAACAATCATTATATAGAATTCGACAATATATAAAAAACAATCCAATAAATTGGGATTGCGACAGAAATAATAACAAATAA
- a CDS encoding Fic family protein, whose protein sequence is MEKDRFYDRIKLNQEILGKITKIDEFKGLWRGSLKLNPQILGRLKSSVIITSTGASTRIEGSKMTDEEVARLLRGLKLNPPKNRDEEEVAGYADLLGKIFDNYNTLKLTENNILQFHSILLQFSKKDQSHLGKYKSSENTVIMKNETGEEIVLFNPTKPYLVKPEMESIISWTNEQFDKKELHPILIIANFIFEFLAIHPFLDGNGRLSRALTNLLLLRNNYAYVPYISIDEIIEDNKDDYYLSLRATQKNHKTKNEDITPWLSFFLDKLFIQAEKAKELMNLQQPEKLLSGKQEIVFELLKNGETLSVSEINEKLNNYIPLVTIKQALRKLLTLRLVERIGQGRSTRYKIIK, encoded by the coding sequence ATGGAAAAAGATAGATTTTACGATAGAATTAAATTAAATCAAGAAATACTAGGTAAAATAACTAAAATAGATGAATTTAAGGGTCTTTGGCGTGGAAGTTTGAAACTTAATCCACAAATTTTAGGTCGCCTGAAATCTTCTGTTATTATAACTTCCACTGGTGCTTCTACTCGTATTGAAGGATCAAAAATGACAGATGAAGAAGTGGCTAGATTGCTTCGCGGATTAAAACTCAATCCACCTAAAAATCGTGACGAAGAAGAGGTCGCTGGTTATGCTGACTTGCTTGGTAAAATTTTTGATAATTATAATACACTTAAATTAACAGAAAATAACATACTTCAATTTCATAGTATTCTTTTGCAATTTTCAAAGAAAGATCAATCTCATTTAGGGAAATATAAAAGTTCAGAAAATACAGTAATAATGAAAAATGAAACAGGAGAAGAAATTGTTTTATTTAATCCAACAAAACCTTATTTAGTAAAACCAGAAATGGAATCAATTATTTCTTGGACAAATGAACAATTTGATAAAAAAGAATTACATCCAATTTTGATTATTGCAAATTTTATATTTGAATTTTTAGCTATCCATCCTTTTCTTGATGGAAATGGTCGTTTAAGCAGAGCTCTTACAAATTTACTTTTACTTCGTAATAATTATGCATATGTTCCATATATTTCTATTGATGAAATAATAGAAGATAATAAAGATGATTATTATCTTTCACTTAGAGCTACTCAAAAAAACCATAAAACAAAGAATGAGGATATTACTCCATGGTTAAGTTTTTTTCTTGATAAATTATTCATACAAGCAGAAAAAGCAAAAGAATTAATGAACTTACAACAACCAGAAAAACTTTTGTCAGGAAAACAAGAGATAGTTTTTGAATTATTAAAAAATGGAGAAACTTTGAGTGTTTCAGAAATTAATGAAAAATTAAATAATTATATTCCACTAGTTACTATCAAACAAGCACTTAGAAAATTATTAACACTTAGATTAGTTGAAAGAATTGGTCAGGGAAGAAGCACAAGATATAAAATTATAAAATAA
- a CDS encoding P-loop NTPase fold protein has protein sequence MQIKSREKFIKNVVDIIEKNYDNIQNESFIFGISGKWGEGKTTFLDSLSNELKIKGYESLFDSKIYNYLNIGNYKYWIIDNILNKAKI, from the coding sequence ATGCAAATAAAAAGTAGAGAAAAATTTATAAAAAATGTTGTAGATATTATAGAAAAAAATTATGATAATATCCAAAATGAATCATTTATTTTTGGCATTTCTGGTAAATGGGGAGAAGGCAAGACAACATTTTTAGATAGTTTATCAAATGAATTAAAAATAAAAGGTTATGAATCCTTATTTGATTCAAAAATATATAATTATTTAAATATTGGTAATTACAAATATTGGATAATTGATAATATATTAAATAAAGCTAAAATTTAA
- the uvrA gene encoding excinuclease ABC subunit UvrA, translating into MEEKIIIHGARMHNLKNIDLEIPHNKLTVITGLSGSGKSSLAFDTIFAEGQRQYVESLSPYMRQFLGQKKPADVDEIIGLAPSISIDQKALSHNPRSTVGTLTDIYDYLRILYARVGEVFCPLCGTKIEKLSLEEMIDIIISKKVGDKDFAVILSPIVMDRKGEYYQMLYDYLKLGYGEVRVDGKMHSLREKIVLDPKKKHSIDLVVDKVMLTDETRLFEAVESSLAYSKGLVVVQINKEEFLLSSNWTCPNDSFSFPEVEPRLFSFNSPHGACEKCSGLGKIGFKGKVCDKCNGRRLRDEALSVKINKKNIAEVCDLSIDKAIEFFKHFQDKMTKRQKAIADLVINQIINRYEFLSKVGLNYLSLSREAETLSGGEAQRIRLSSQIGSQLSRTLYVLDEPTIGLHERDTDRLIETLKALRDKNNTVIIVEHDERTILESDYLVDLGPLAGVHGGEVMAIGNTLELLDPTSPSATSRSKFQKSLTLQYLRGQRKIEVPAHRREKNKGAIKIIGAKANNLKGVNVEIPLGRMVSITGVSGSGKSSLIYDVLYKNVSKIMSRPAKPNLENVKEIKGLEYVDKLVIINQSPIGRTPRSNPATYTGIFSPIREFFAELPESRERAYTLSRFSFNRAGGRCEACSGAGFNLIEMHFLPPVLVECEVCHGKRFNRETLQVKYKNHSIADVLDLTIDEAYKLFDGNYFITDKLKVLIEVGLGYLKLGQSATTLSGGEAQRIKLAKELTNTLGKRTLYLLDEPTTGLHYHDIELLLHVLNKLVERGNTILIIEHNLHVIKSMDYIIDLGPDGGENGGRVIAYGTPEDIVRNEKSVTGEYLKSYLKK; encoded by the coding sequence ATGGAAGAAAAAATAATTATACATGGTGCGAGAATGCATAATCTAAAAAACATAGATTTAGAAATTCCGCACAACAAATTAACAGTAATAACAGGACTTTCTGGAAGTGGGAAATCGTCTCTTGCTTTTGATACAATTTTTGCTGAAGGTCAGCGTCAATATGTTGAGTCACTTTCACCATACATGAGACAATTTTTGGGACAAAAAAAACCCGCTGATGTTGATGAAATAATTGGACTTGCTCCATCAATTTCTATTGACCAAAAAGCTCTATCACATAATCCAAGGTCTACAGTTGGAACACTTACTGATATTTATGATTACTTAAGAATTCTTTATGCGAGAGTTGGTGAAGTATTTTGTCCACTTTGCGGAACAAAAATAGAAAAATTATCTCTTGAGGAAATGATAGATATTATTATTTCTAAAAAAGTAGGTGATAAGGACTTTGCAGTAATACTTTCACCAATTGTCATGGACAGAAAAGGTGAATATTATCAAATGCTTTATGATTATCTAAAACTTGGCTATGGAGAAGTTAGAGTTGATGGAAAAATGCATTCACTTCGAGAAAAAATTGTATTAGACCCAAAGAAAAAGCACAGCATTGATTTGGTAGTTGATAAGGTAATGCTAACTGATGAAACGAGATTATTTGAAGCAGTAGAAAGTTCACTAGCATATAGTAAAGGTCTTGTAGTTGTTCAAATAAACAAAGAAGAATTTTTATTATCGTCAAACTGGACTTGTCCAAATGATAGTTTTTCATTTCCAGAAGTAGAGCCAAGATTATTTTCATTTAATTCTCCTCATGGTGCATGTGAAAAATGTTCTGGTTTGGGAAAAATTGGTTTCAAAGGAAAAGTATGTGACAAATGTAATGGTAGAAGATTACGTGATGAAGCATTGTCAGTAAAAATAAACAAAAAGAATATTGCAGAAGTTTGTGATTTGTCTATTGATAAGGCAATTGAATTTTTCAAACACTTCCAAGACAAAATGACAAAGCGACAAAAGGCAATTGCTGATTTGGTAATTAATCAAATTATAAATAGATATGAGTTTTTATCAAAAGTTGGATTGAATTATTTATCACTTAGTCGTGAAGCAGAAACATTGTCAGGTGGAGAAGCACAACGTATAAGATTATCATCACAGATTGGATCTCAACTTTCTCGAACACTATATGTTTTAGATGAGCCAACAATTGGACTCCATGAAAGAGACACTGACAGATTAATTGAAACTCTAAAAGCATTACGCGATAAAAATAATACTGTAATAATTGTTGAGCACGACGAAAGAACTATTCTTGAATCAGATTATTTAGTAGATCTTGGACCTCTTGCTGGAGTTCACGGAGGGGAAGTCATGGCAATTGGAAATACTTTAGAATTACTTGATCCGACTTCGCCTTCGGCTACGTCGCGATCAAAATTCCAAAAATCTTTGACTTTGCAATATTTAAGAGGACAGAGAAAAATCGAAGTTCCTGCACACCGACGTGAGAAAAATAAAGGAGCTATAAAAATTATAGGTGCAAAAGCAAATAATCTAAAAGGAGTAAATGTAGAAATTCCTCTTGGCCGTATGGTTAGTATTACTGGAGTTTCAGGAAGTGGAAAATCATCTCTTATATATGATGTGTTATACAAAAATGTTTCAAAGATTATGAGTAGACCCGCAAAACCAAATTTAGAAAATGTAAAAGAAATAAAAGGATTAGAATATGTTGATAAATTAGTAATTATAAATCAATCACCAATTGGTCGAACTCCACGATCAAATCCAGCAACATATACTGGAATATTTTCACCAATTAGAGAATTTTTTGCAGAACTTCCAGAATCACGTGAAAGAGCATATACATTATCTCGTTTTTCATTCAATCGAGCAGGTGGAAGATGTGAAGCGTGTTCTGGAGCAGGATTTAACCTTATTGAAATGCATTTTTTACCACCAGTACTTGTGGAGTGTGAAGTATGTCATGGCAAAAGATTTAACAGAGAAACATTACAAGTAAAATACAAAAATCATAGTATTGCTGATGTGCTAGACCTCACAATTGATGAGGCATACAAACTTTTTGACGGAAATTACTTTATAACTGATAAATTAAAAGTTCTAATAGAAGTTGGACTTGGATATTTGAAGCTGGGACAATCAGCAACAACTCTTTCAGGTGGAGAAGCTCAGCGCATAAAACTCGCAAAAGAGCTTACAAACACACTTGGAAAACGCACATTGTATTTGTTGGATGAGCCCACAACAGGACTTCATTATCATGATATTGAATTGTTGCTCCACGTGTTAAACAAACTTGTAGAACGTGGAAACACAATTCTGATTATTGAGCATAATTTGCATGTTATAAAATCAATGGATTATATAATTGACTTGGGTCCTGATGGTGGAGAAAATGGTGGTCGTGTAATTGCTTATGGAACACCTGAAGATATTGTTAGAAATGAAAAAAGTGTGACTGGGGAATATTTGAAGAGTTATTTGAAGAAATAG
- the uvrB gene encoding excinuclease ABC subunit UvrB — protein sequence MAKLFKLKSSFKPAGDQPEAIMKLKKGLEKGFDFETLMGVTGSGKTFTVANIISGIDKPVLVIAPNKSLAAQLYREYKNFFPENAVHYFVSYYDYYQPEAYLPITDTYIDKEAMINQEIDKLRHGATTALSTRRDVIVVASVSCIYNLGVPENYQESSIHLEKDQEIVRADLITQFVRIQFERTSGVLTRGQFRIRGDVFELKPMDQDITYRIELKDQKIESIDVVDNVTQNILENLREILIFPPKHFISNAPQIKIALKNIKAELKERLSYFKKNKLYLEAERLERRTKYDMEMIRSIGYCHGIENYSRHLSGKLAGESPDSLLAYFPVKNGKPDFLTIIDESHIAVPQIGGMYEGDRSRKQALVKYGWRLPSALDNRPLRFEEFKKRIGQVIFTTATPGKFEYEHSKAIVEQIIRPTGLIDPEVEIRPVFDKKTNRSQINDIMDEIERLAKIHERVIVNTLTKKQAEDLHAYLTEHKFRSNYVHSDVKTFERNEILKNFRLGKFDVLIGVNLLREGLDLPEVTLVAILDADREGFLRSETSLMQTMGRAARNVKGKIILYADKTTDSMKKAIKEVERRRKKQIEYNKKNNIVPKTIIKDIEDFLDIANNNE from the coding sequence ATGGCAAAACTATTTAAATTAAAATCTTCATTTAAGCCAGCTGGCGATCAACCAGAGGCAATTATGAAACTCAAAAAGGGACTTGAGAAAGGTTTTGATTTTGAAACACTTATGGGTGTCACAGGATCTGGTAAAACATTTACAGTCGCAAATATTATCTCTGGTATTGATAAACCCGTTCTTGTAATTGCACCAAACAAATCATTAGCAGCACAATTATACAGAGAATATAAAAACTTTTTCCCTGAAAACGCAGTTCATTATTTTGTTTCTTATTATGATTATTATCAACCAGAAGCATATTTGCCAATTACTGATACCTATATTGATAAAGAAGCAATGATAAATCAGGAGATTGATAAACTTCGCCATGGTGCTACAACTGCATTATCAACAAGGCGAGATGTAATAGTTGTTGCATCTGTTTCATGTATTTATAATTTAGGAGTTCCGGAAAATTATCAAGAATCATCAATTCATTTAGAAAAAGATCAAGAAATTGTAAGAGCTGATTTAATAACACAATTTGTAAGAATTCAATTTGAAAGAACGAGCGGAGTTTTGACTCGTGGACAATTTAGAATAAGAGGTGATGTGTTTGAATTAAAACCAATGGACCAAGATATTACTTATAGAATTGAATTAAAAGATCAAAAAATAGAAAGTATTGATGTTGTAGATAATGTTACCCAAAATATTTTAGAAAATTTAAGAGAGATATTAATTTTTCCTCCGAAGCATTTTATATCAAACGCACCTCAGATAAAAATTGCTTTGAAAAATATAAAAGCAGAATTGAAAGAAAGATTATCTTATTTTAAAAAAAATAAATTGTATTTAGAAGCTGAAAGATTAGAGAGACGTACTAAATATGATATGGAAATGATTAGATCAATTGGATATTGTCATGGAATAGAAAATTACTCAAGACATTTGTCAGGAAAATTAGCCGGAGAATCACCCGACTCATTACTCGCATATTTTCCTGTAAAAAATGGCAAACCAGATTTTTTAACAATTATAGATGAATCACATATTGCAGTTCCACAAATTGGTGGAATGTATGAAGGTGATAGAAGTAGAAAACAAGCGCTTGTAAAATATGGTTGGAGATTGCCATCTGCACTTGATAATAGACCACTGAGATTTGAAGAATTTAAAAAAAGAATTGGGCAAGTAATTTTTACAACTGCAACTCCTGGAAAGTTCGAATATGAGCATTCTAAGGCCATTGTAGAGCAAATTATACGTCCTACAGGCCTCATTGACCCAGAAGTGGAAATTAGACCAGTGTTCGATAAAAAAACCAACAGAAGCCAAATAAATGACATAATGGATGAGATTGAAAGACTTGCAAAAATACATGAGAGAGTAATTGTAAATACTTTAACAAAAAAACAAGCTGAGGATTTGCATGCGTATTTAACTGAACATAAATTTAGATCTAATTATGTACACTCTGATGTAAAAACTTTTGAAAGAAATGAAATACTAAAAAACTTTCGTCTTGGAAAATTTGATGTTTTGATCGGTGTAAATTTACTTCGTGAAGGATTGGATTTACCAGAAGTAACTCTTGTTGCAATACTTGATGCTGATCGTGAAGGATTTTTAAGAAGTGAGACATCGCTTATGCAAACAATGGGTCGTGCAGCGCGAAATGTAAAAGGAAAAATAATTCTTTATGCTGATAAAACAACTGACTCAATGAAAAAGGCAATAAAAGAAGTAGAAAGACGTAGAAAAAAGCAAATTGAATATAATAAAAAGAATAACATTGTTCCAAAAACTATAATAAAGGATATAGAAGATTTCTTGGATATTGCCAATAATAACGAGTAA
- a CDS encoding class I SAM-dependent methyltransferase, with protein sequence MNVFCRDFRTEKLHKRRMIHGFVGIHEKVILEVGCGKGYCTEILLTEDNFLLGIDPCEEDIKEIMTRNFPRNAQFRACGLQHMTHGYSFDLIVFYKSFHELQGISLEEALIKSKHLLNPNGKILIIEESLKSQLFKIHNYDPFKERAENLEIEKVSRAQKCVMNTKYELCVLRTTIEFKNVEDFCIRELHETKPDQLFKSIVVLAIKEATSVYAGEKPFCLKEVMNMYLIS encoded by the coding sequence ATGAATGTATTTTGTCGAGATTTCAGGACAGAAAAACTGCATAAGAGAAGAATGATTCATGGATTTGTAGGAATTCATGAGAAGGTAATATTGGAAGTGGGGTGTGGTAAGGGATACTGTACGGAGATTTTGTTAACAGAAGATAATTTTTTGCTTGGAATAGATCCATGCGAAGAAGATATCAAAGAAATAATGACTCGTAATTTTCCAAGAAACGCTCAATTTAGAGCATGTGGCTTACAACACATGACTCATGGATATAGTTTTGATCTTATTGTATTCTACAAGAGCTTTCATGAATTACAAGGAATAAGCCTTGAAGAAGCTCTGATAAAATCAAAACATCTACTCAATCCAAACGGCAAAATTTTGATAATTGAGGAAAGTCTGAAGTCTCAATTATTTAAAATTCATAACTACGATCCATTCAAAGAAAGAGCAGAAAACTTGGAAATTGAAAAAGTTTCAAGAGCTCAAAAATGTGTCATGAACACAAAATATGAGTTATGCGTCTTAAGAACTACGATTGAGTTTAAAAATGTGGAAGATTTCTGTATTAGAGAGCTTCACGAGACAAAACCTGATCAATTATTTAAAAGTATTGTAGTATTAGCAATAAAAGAAGCTACATCAGTTTATGCAGGTGAAAAACCATTTTGTTTGAAAGAGGTAATGAATATGTATCTAATTTCATAA